One Oryza brachyantha chromosome 3, ObraRS2, whole genome shotgun sequence DNA segment encodes these proteins:
- the LOC102709062 gene encoding SNF1-related protein kinase regulatory subunit beta-1-like codes for MGNASGREEDPAGEGDVEDSGGDSSVRSSERGFPPYGGAGNNVRRACSVGVVGGGGGAGSPPGSPGRSLSPRMFVPQTPVPPLQRAADITPVFNRILMNEQEEDFDGPPQKEIPALIVWTLGGKNVSVEGSWDNWKSRKPMQKSGKDHSLLLILPSGVYRYRFVVDGERRCLPDLPCETDIMGNAVNLLDVHDFVPESVESVAEFEPPPSPDSSYNFQAPEEKDFSKEPPSLPSQLHLGVLNSQNSEESCARPQHIVLNHLFIEKGWGAHPLVALGLTHRFESKYVTVVLYKPIER; via the exons atGGGAAACGCGAGCGGGCGGGAGGAGGACCCCGCCGGGGAGGGCGACGTCGAGGACTCGGGCGGGGACTCGTCCGTCCGGTCCTCGGAGCGCGGCTTCCCTCCGTACGGCGGAGCGGGCAACAACGTGCGGCGCGCGTGCTCGGTGGGCGTcgtcgggggcggcgggggcgccggATCGCCGCCCGGGAGCCCCGGCCGCTCCCTCTCGCCGCGGATGTTCGTGCCCCAG ACACCTGTGCCTCCACTCCAAAGAGCAGCTGATATAACTCCAGTGTTCAACCGGATACTAATGAATGAACAAGAAGAAGACTTTGATGGCCCCCCTCAAAAGGAAATTCCTGCCTTGATCGTGTGGACGCTTGGAGGAAAGAATGTATCTGTTGAAGGATCCTGGGATAACTGGAAATCAAG GAAACCCATGCAGAAATCTGGGAAAGATCATTCGCTTCTGTTGATACTTCCATCGGGAGTTTACCGTTACAGATTTGTTGTAGATGGAGAAAGGAGATGTCTTCCTGATCTTCCTTGTGAAACTGATATCATGGGCAATGCTGTTAACCTTCTAGATGTTCAT GATTTTGTCCCTGAAAGTGTTGAGAGTGTAGCAGAATTTGAGCCTCCCCCATCCCCCGATTCTAGCTACAATTTCCAGGCACCTGAGGAAAAGGACTTCTCAAAAGAGCCACCTTCTCTTCCATCCCAGCTCCATCTCGGTGTTCTTAACTCACAGAACTCGGAAGAAAGTTGTGCACGGCCCCAGCACATAGTCCTCAACCACCTCTTCATCGAGAAAGGCTGGGGCGCCCATCCACTGGTGGCCCTTGGTTTAACCCACAGGTTTGAGTCCAAATATGTAACCGTCGTCCTGTATAAGCCCATTGAACGATAA